A genomic window from Centroberyx gerrardi isolate f3 chromosome 14, fCenGer3.hap1.cur.20231027, whole genome shotgun sequence includes:
- the LOC139908056 gene encoding transcription factor-like 5 protein produces the protein MSTFSTACKTVHVSPSSREYSCDSVGMIVSQSGCMTHDPGQILGTELNLMEMTEVEYTHLQHIIQTHMEAQAADPDGSDVRCHPTTATTKDAAVSIVISPSPTTQAIDLSTSTEEQSLMSSLPGEKTPTTCGEVPVSVLARVRREVNVTQAEPPANSSTSLLTRPHPSARVCLEKRFNCVPGDIPRQQDAQSAVLSNFLTIFQQSAEAQEAVIHPQMQKWMRCDRANPIELSNPYGGGVFNPIAGMCGQVFGHIPHMVESNKHQGLIIPKNLSLTYRPERVTKTEIISHTNPTEEQHLVKVETNAVAKPAAPNKHVRARGPRPLKAAKAAPDSAGQAGSSTRKRARSCVESSQRRERHNSKERDRRKRIRLCCDELNMLVPFCHPETDKATTLQWTTAFLKYIKDVYGDTFKEEFQNTFCFETGVCLKPSCTSGQVPARQEMTETTSTPLAAEQ, from the exons ATGTCAACATTTTCGACAGCTTGTAAAACCGTCCATGTGTCACCGTCATCCAGAGAATATAGCTGTGACTCTGTTGGGATGATTGTGAGCCAAAGTGGATGTATGACACATGATCCGGGGCAGATTTTGGGCACTGAGCTCAATCTAATGGAGATGACAGAAGTTGAATACACACATCTTCAGCACATTATTCAGACACATATGGAGGCACAAGCTGCGGATCCTGATGGGTCAGATGTCAGATGTCACCCCACTACAGCGACAACTAAAGATGCTGCTGTATCCATAGTGATTTCCCCCTCCCCAACCACCCAAGCTATTGACCTGTCAACTTCAACTGAGGAGCAATCTCTGATGAGCAGTCTGCCAGGAGAAAAGACACCGACCACTTGTGGAGAGGTTCCAGTTTCTGTGCTGGCCAGAGTCAGACGTGAAGTCAATGTGACCCAGGCAGAACCACCTGCCAACAGCAGCACATCTTTGCTGACCCGACCCCACCCATCTGCTCGAGTTTGCTTGGAGAAAAGGTTTAACTGCGTGCCTGGTGACATCCCCAGACAGCAAGATGCTCAGTCAGCTGTTCTTAGCAA TTTTTTGACAATATTTCAGCAGTCAGCGGAGGCTCAAGAGGCAGTCATACATCCACAAATGCAGAAGTGGATGAGATGCGATCGAGCTAATCCTATTGAGCTTTCAAACCCATACGGAGGGGGCGTGTTCAACCCAATCGCTGGGATGTGTGGACAA GTGTTTGGCCATATTCCTCACATGGTTGAATCCAACAAGCATCAGGGTTTGATCATCCCCAAGAATTTGTCTTTAACTTATCGCCCAGAGAGGGTTACAAAAACCGAGATTATCAGTCACACCAACCCAACAGAGGAGCAGCATTTGGTGAAAGTGGAAA CTAATGCTGTTGCCAAGCCTGCTGCCCCCAATAAGCATGTTAGGGCCCGTGGCCCTCGGCCCCTCAAGGCTGCTAAGGCTGCCCCAGACTCAGCTGGACAAGCAGGGAGCAGCACCAGGAAGAGAGCTCGATCTTGTGTGGAGAGTAGCCAgcgcagagagagacacaacagCAAGGAGAGAGACCGCAG GAAGAGGATTCGTTTGTGCTGTGATGAGCTCAACATGCTGGTGCCATTCTGCCACCCAGAGACGGACAAAGCCACCACCCTGCAGTGGACCACTGCCTTCCTGAAGTACATCAAAGACGTGTATGGAGACACCTTCAAAGAG GAGTTTCAGAACACATTCTGTTTTGAGACAGGGGTCTGCCTTAAACCCAGCTGTACCTCCGGCCAGGTCCCAGCCCGCCAGGAGATGACCGAGACAACAAGTACTCCTCTGGCAGCAGAACAGTGA